One genomic window of Ornithorhynchus anatinus isolate Pmale09 chromosome 12, mOrnAna1.pri.v4, whole genome shotgun sequence includes the following:
- the METAP1 gene encoding methionine aminopeptidase 1 isoform X1: MAAGEPRVCETSGCSSEAKLQCPTCLKLGIQDSYFCSQARCSNRQRHAASLENFPGLSRTECFKGSWATHKLLHKKAKDEKARREVSSWTAEGEIDTDPWAGYRYTGKLRPHYPLMPTRPVPSYIQRPDYADHPLGMSESEQALKGTSQIKVLSPEDVEGMRLVCRLAREVLDVAALMVKPGVTTEEIDHAVHLACVARNCYPSPLNYYNFPKSCCTSVNEVICHGIPDRRPLQDGDIVNVDITVYRDGYHGDLNETFYVGDVDEGARRLVQTTYECLMQAIDAVKPGVRYRELGNVIQRHAQASGFSVVRSYCGHGIHKLFHTAPNVPHYAKNKAVGVMKPGHVFTVEPMICEGGWQDETWPDGWTAVTRDGRRSAQFEHTLLVTDAGCEILTRRPDGQRPHFVTQF; this comes from the exons ATGGCGGCCGGGGAGCCCCGGGTGTGCGAGACGTCCGGCTGCAGCAGCGAGGCCAAGCTGCAGTGCCCCACCTGCCTCAAGCTGGGCATCCAGGACTCCTACTTCTGCTCCCAG GCCCGGTGCTCTAACCGTcaacgccacgccgcttctctagagaaCTTTCCGGGTCTCAGCCGTACG GAGTGCTTCAAGGGAAGCTGGGCCACCCACAAGCTGCTCCACAAGAAAGCGA AAGATGAGAAGGCCAGGCGGGAAGTCTCCTCTTGGACGGCGGAAGGCGAAATCGACACCGATCCGTGGGCGGGCTACCGGTACACGGGTAAACTGAGGCCGCACTATCCCCTG ATGCCGACGAGGCCGGTGCCAAGTTACATCCAGAGACCGGATTACGCCGACCACCCTCTGG GGATGTCCGAATCCGAGCAGGCCCTCAAAGGCACTTCTCAGATCAAAGTCCTGTCGCCCGAAGACGTCGAAGGAATGAGACTCGTGTGCCGG CTTGCTCGCGAGGTCTTGGATGTGGCCGCCCTGATGGTGAAGCCCGGCGTCACGACGGAAGAGATAGACCACGCCGTCCACTTG GCTTGCGTCGCCAGGAATTGCTACCCCTCGCCGCTGAATTACTACAATTTCCCCAAATCGTGCTGCACCTCCGTGAACGAAGTGATCTGCCACGGAATTCCCGACCGGAGGCCCTTGCAGGACGGGGATATCGTCAACg TGGACATCACCGTTTACCGCGACGGCTACCACGGCGACCTGAACGAGACCTTCTACGTCGGGGACGTGGACGAGGGGGCCCGCAGGCTCGTCCAGACGACGTACGAGTGCCTCATGCAGGCCATCGACGCAG TGAAGCCCGGCGTCCGATACCGGGAGCTGGGGAACGTCATCCAGAGACACGCCCAGGCCAGCGGCTTCTCGGTGGTGCGCAGCTACTGCGGCCACGGCATCCACAAGCTCTTCCACACGGCCCCCAACGTCCCCCACTACGCCA AAAACAAAGCGGTCGGCGTGATGAAACCCGGTCACGTGTTTACGGTGGAACCCATGATCTGCGAGG gcGGGTGGCAGGACGAGACGTGGCCGGACGGCTGGACGGCGGTGACGAGGGACGGCCGACGGTCGGCTCAGTTCGAGCACACGCTGCTCGTCACGGACGCCGGCTGCGAAATCCTGACCCGGCGGCCGGACGGCCAACGCCCGCACTTCGTGACCCAGTTTTAG
- the METAP1 gene encoding methionine aminopeptidase 1 isoform X2 — protein sequence MAAGEPRVCETSGCSSEAKLQCPTCLKLGIQDSYFCSQECFKGSWATHKLLHKKAKDEKARREVSSWTAEGEIDTDPWAGYRYTGKLRPHYPLMPTRPVPSYIQRPDYADHPLGMSESEQALKGTSQIKVLSPEDVEGMRLVCRLAREVLDVAALMVKPGVTTEEIDHAVHLACVARNCYPSPLNYYNFPKSCCTSVNEVICHGIPDRRPLQDGDIVNVDITVYRDGYHGDLNETFYVGDVDEGARRLVQTTYECLMQAIDAVKPGVRYRELGNVIQRHAQASGFSVVRSYCGHGIHKLFHTAPNVPHYAKNKAVGVMKPGHVFTVEPMICEGGWQDETWPDGWTAVTRDGRRSAQFEHTLLVTDAGCEILTRRPDGQRPHFVTQF from the exons ATGGCGGCCGGGGAGCCCCGGGTGTGCGAGACGTCCGGCTGCAGCAGCGAGGCCAAGCTGCAGTGCCCCACCTGCCTCAAGCTGGGCATCCAGGACTCCTACTTCTGCTCCCAG GAGTGCTTCAAGGGAAGCTGGGCCACCCACAAGCTGCTCCACAAGAAAGCGA AAGATGAGAAGGCCAGGCGGGAAGTCTCCTCTTGGACGGCGGAAGGCGAAATCGACACCGATCCGTGGGCGGGCTACCGGTACACGGGTAAACTGAGGCCGCACTATCCCCTG ATGCCGACGAGGCCGGTGCCAAGTTACATCCAGAGACCGGATTACGCCGACCACCCTCTGG GGATGTCCGAATCCGAGCAGGCCCTCAAAGGCACTTCTCAGATCAAAGTCCTGTCGCCCGAAGACGTCGAAGGAATGAGACTCGTGTGCCGG CTTGCTCGCGAGGTCTTGGATGTGGCCGCCCTGATGGTGAAGCCCGGCGTCACGACGGAAGAGATAGACCACGCCGTCCACTTG GCTTGCGTCGCCAGGAATTGCTACCCCTCGCCGCTGAATTACTACAATTTCCCCAAATCGTGCTGCACCTCCGTGAACGAAGTGATCTGCCACGGAATTCCCGACCGGAGGCCCTTGCAGGACGGGGATATCGTCAACg TGGACATCACCGTTTACCGCGACGGCTACCACGGCGACCTGAACGAGACCTTCTACGTCGGGGACGTGGACGAGGGGGCCCGCAGGCTCGTCCAGACGACGTACGAGTGCCTCATGCAGGCCATCGACGCAG TGAAGCCCGGCGTCCGATACCGGGAGCTGGGGAACGTCATCCAGAGACACGCCCAGGCCAGCGGCTTCTCGGTGGTGCGCAGCTACTGCGGCCACGGCATCCACAAGCTCTTCCACACGGCCCCCAACGTCCCCCACTACGCCA AAAACAAAGCGGTCGGCGTGATGAAACCCGGTCACGTGTTTACGGTGGAACCCATGATCTGCGAGG gcGGGTGGCAGGACGAGACGTGGCCGGACGGCTGGACGGCGGTGACGAGGGACGGCCGACGGTCGGCTCAGTTCGAGCACACGCTGCTCGTCACGGACGCCGGCTGCGAAATCCTGACCCGGCGGCCGGACGGCCAACGCCCGCACTTCGTGACCCAGTTTTAG